In the Flagellimonas sp. HMM57 genome, one interval contains:
- the lysA gene encoding diaminopimelate decarboxylase, producing the protein MNSHDLLNITAEFGAPIYVYDAEKIDSQFQRLTNAFKGVGSLRLNYAAKALSNISILRLMNHLGSGLDTVSIQEVKLGLMAGFQPESIIYTPNGVSLEEIEEAAALGVQINIDNLSVLEQFGSKHPNIPVCIRINPHVMAGGNSNISVGHIDSKFGISIHQIPHLLRIVDLTQMNINGIHMHTGSDILDIDVFLYASEILFETAKNFKDLDFIDFGSGFKVPYKTGDIETNVEELGKKLTRRFNKFCKEYGKELTLAFEPGKFLVSEAGYFLAKVNVVKQTTSTVFASIDSGFNHLIRPMLYGSAHEITNISNTNGRERYYSVVGYICETDTFGSNRRINEISEGDILCFKNAGAYCFTMASNYNSRFRPAEVLWHNGKAHLIRKQETFDDILRNQVDVKELFTSPEKAIAE; encoded by the coding sequence ATGAACTCCCACGATTTACTTAATATTACAGCGGAATTTGGAGCCCCCATCTATGTTTATGATGCCGAAAAAATAGATTCTCAATTTCAACGTTTGACAAATGCTTTTAAGGGTGTTGGAAGTCTTAGGCTCAATTATGCCGCAAAAGCACTTTCCAATATTTCCATTCTCCGTTTAATGAATCATTTGGGGAGTGGTCTGGACACCGTTTCCATACAAGAGGTAAAACTAGGCTTAATGGCTGGGTTTCAACCTGAATCGATCATTTACACGCCAAACGGCGTTTCCCTGGAAGAAATTGAGGAAGCTGCTGCACTTGGAGTTCAAATCAACATAGATAACTTATCTGTACTGGAACAATTTGGGAGCAAACATCCAAACATACCGGTATGCATCCGTATAAATCCACATGTGATGGCCGGGGGCAACTCCAATATTTCTGTGGGGCATATCGATTCTAAATTCGGAATCAGCATTCATCAGATTCCACATCTATTGCGTATTGTGGACCTAACCCAAATGAACATTAACGGTATCCACATGCATACTGGTAGCGATATTCTGGATATCGATGTTTTTCTCTACGCTTCTGAGATTTTGTTCGAAACGGCCAAAAACTTCAAGGATTTGGATTTTATCGATTTTGGCAGTGGGTTTAAGGTACCGTACAAAACTGGAGATATAGAGACCAATGTTGAGGAATTGGGAAAAAAACTCACCCGCCGCTTCAACAAGTTCTGTAAGGAGTATGGCAAGGAATTGACCCTGGCTTTTGAACCCGGGAAATTCCTGGTAAGCGAAGCAGGATACTTTTTGGCAAAGGTGAATGTGGTCAAACAAACCACTTCAACTGTTTTTGCAAGTATTGATTCTGGATTTAATCATCTTATTCGACCAATGCTCTACGGGTCTGCGCATGAGATTACCAATATATCGAACACCAACGGAAGGGAACGCTACTACTCCGTGGTAGGCTATATTTGCGAAACGGATACTTTTGGCAGCAATCGCAGGATCAACGAAATCTCTGAAGGCGACATTTTGTGTTTTAAGAATGCCGGTGCCTACTGTTTTACCATGGCGAGCAATTACAATTCCAGATTTAGGCCTGCGGAGGTACTTTGGCATAACGGAAAAGCGCATTTGATCAGAAAACAGGAAACATTTGATGATATCCTGAGAAACCAGGTGGACGTAAAGGAGCTGTTCACTTCTCCTGAAAAGGCAATAGCTGAATAA
- a CDS encoding LON peptidase substrate-binding domain-containing protein, producing MKLPLFPLQSVFFPGETVPLHIFEERYKQLILDCRQEAVTFGIPVFINNTISYGTEVQLVEVVTTYENGEMDVVCIARQVFKVLSFENQMEGKPYAGGDVQFLDMKNDASDKLRKEVLDHVEELYDLMDVPFTRTSPKQFNSYSLAHKMGLSFEQEYELLQISNETDRLYFIKTHLENTTSVLNEVKRTKGIIEMNGHFKNFDPLDFTDFKI from the coding sequence ATGAAATTACCCCTATTCCCACTACAATCAGTTTTTTTTCCAGGTGAAACCGTTCCTCTACACATTTTTGAAGAAAGGTACAAGCAATTGATTCTTGATTGTAGGCAAGAAGCGGTAACTTTTGGAATTCCCGTTTTTATCAATAATACCATTTCGTATGGTACAGAGGTACAATTGGTAGAAGTGGTTACGACCTATGAGAATGGTGAAATGGATGTAGTTTGCATTGCCAGGCAAGTGTTTAAGGTACTTTCGTTTGAAAATCAAATGGAAGGCAAGCCCTATGCCGGAGGGGATGTACAATTTTTGGATATGAAAAATGATGCCAGCGACAAGCTTAGAAAAGAAGTATTGGACCATGTGGAGGAATTGTACGACTTAATGGATGTGCCGTTTACCAGAACCTCCCCAAAACAGTTTAATAGTTATTCGTTAGCGCACAAAATGGGACTTTCTTTTGAACAGGAATATGAGCTATTGCAGATTTCGAATGAAACTGATAGGCTTTATTTTATCAAGACCCATTTAGAGAATACAACTTCGGTGTTGAATGAGGTAAAACGCACTAAAGGAATTATAGAAATGAATGGGCATTTTAAAAACTTTGACCCCTTGGATTTTACGGATTTTAAGATTTAA
- the sucC gene encoding ADP-forming succinate--CoA ligase subunit beta: MNLHEYQGKEILASFGVRIQRGIVARNAKQAVDAAKQLTQETGTGWHVIKAQVHAGGRGKGGGVKLAKNLKEVEEIAGNIIGMNLITPQTSAEGKKVHQVLIAEDVYYPGDSETSEFYMSVLLNRGTGRNMVMYSTEGGMDIEEVAEKTPHLIFTEEIDPATGLLPFQARKIAFNLGLSGTAFKEMTKFVSSLYKAYVESDSSMFEINPVLKTSDDKIMAVDAKVSIDDNSLYRRKAYAEMRDLREENPIEVEAREVGLNYVDLDGNVGCMVNGAGLAMATMDLIKMAGGEPANFLDVGGTADAKRVEEAFRIILKDPNVKAILINIFGGIVRCDRVAQGVVDAYKNMGDAIKVPIIVRLQGTNAELAKEIIDNSGLAVHSAVQFQEAADKVKEVLG, translated from the coding sequence ATGAATCTTCACGAATACCAAGGGAAAGAAATTTTAGCCAGTTTTGGAGTCAGAATCCAACGCGGAATAGTAGCACGTAACGCTAAACAAGCAGTAGATGCTGCCAAGCAGCTTACACAGGAAACAGGAACGGGATGGCATGTCATAAAAGCCCAAGTTCATGCAGGGGGCCGTGGTAAAGGCGGTGGTGTTAAGTTGGCAAAAAACTTGAAAGAAGTAGAAGAGATTGCGGGAAACATCATAGGTATGAACCTTATTACACCGCAAACCTCTGCGGAAGGAAAGAAAGTGCACCAAGTCCTTATTGCTGAAGACGTTTACTACCCGGGTGATAGTGAGACCAGTGAATTTTATATGTCCGTTCTATTGAACAGGGGAACTGGCAGGAACATGGTAATGTACTCCACCGAAGGAGGTATGGATATTGAAGAAGTGGCCGAAAAGACGCCACATTTGATATTTACGGAGGAAATTGACCCGGCTACGGGATTACTTCCATTTCAGGCAAGAAAGATTGCCTTTAATCTTGGACTTTCAGGAACTGCTTTCAAAGAAATGACAAAGTTTGTTTCATCACTTTACAAGGCATATGTGGAAAGTGATTCCAGTATGTTCGAGATAAATCCGGTCTTAAAGACATCCGACGATAAGATAATGGCCGTGGATGCCAAGGTTTCTATCGATGATAATTCTTTGTACCGAAGAAAGGCTTACGCAGAAATGAGGGATTTGCGAGAAGAAAACCCAATTGAAGTCGAGGCACGTGAAGTAGGATTGAATTACGTGGATTTGGATGGTAACGTTGGCTGTATGGTGAACGGTGCCGGACTTGCCATGGCGACCATGGATTTAATCAAGATGGCAGGTGGTGAACCGGCCAACTTTTTGGATGTAGGTGGTACTGCGGATGCCAAGAGGGTAGAGGAAGCTTTCCGAATCATTTTGAAAGACCCCAATGTAAAAGCTATACTTATCAATATTTTTGGTGGTATCGTTCGTTGTGATAGAGTTGCGCAAGGGGTAGTGGATGCCTATAAAAATATGGGAGATGCCATAAAAGTGCCTATCATAGTTAGATTACAGGGTACCAATGCAGAATTGGCCAAAGAAATTATCGATAATTCTGGATTGGCCGTACATTCGGCAGTACAATTTCAAGAAGCGGCTGATAAAGTCAAAGAAGTGTTGGGTTAG
- a CDS encoding TerB family tellurite resistance protein encodes MGTYKEKLSILSEMIAFARVDYSLKQSEYQFLLGVASNLGVDKETFNKLLKKKSPKVVLKTQAERIVQFHRLLLLMNVDKEQHDKEISTLHNIGLAMGLPPSAIGQVLEVMHKYPDNIIPVDVLINIFKAHYN; translated from the coding sequence ATGGGAACGTATAAAGAGAAATTGAGTATACTTTCTGAGATGATTGCCTTTGCTAGGGTGGATTATTCCCTTAAACAATCGGAATACCAATTTTTACTTGGCGTTGCCTCTAATTTAGGAGTAGATAAAGAAACGTTCAATAAACTTCTCAAAAAAAAATCGCCAAAAGTTGTTCTTAAAACACAAGCTGAGCGAATCGTGCAGTTCCATAGGTTGTTGCTGCTTATGAATGTGGATAAAGAACAGCACGACAAGGAAATCAGCACACTTCATAACATAGGGCTCGCAATGGGGCTTCCACCATCGGCTATTGGACAGGTTTTAGAGGTGATGCATAAGTATCCCGATAACATTATTCCAGTAGACGTACTTATCAACATTTTCAAGGCGCATTACAATTAA
- a CDS encoding Hsp20/alpha crystallin family protein yields MSIVKRNNVFFPSLMNDVFGPDWFGGIENQKTFVPSVNIKDNTEAFELELAFPGFKKEDFKVEVDNDVLTISSEVKSENEEVKDNYTRKEFSFSSFKRAFTLPETVDGNKIDASYEDGILKLTLPKKEEALPRPKRLISIG; encoded by the coding sequence ATGAGTATAGTAAAAAGAAATAACGTGTTTTTCCCATCACTAATGAACGATGTTTTTGGACCGGATTGGTTTGGAGGAATTGAGAATCAAAAAACCTTTGTTCCTTCAGTAAATATTAAGGATAACACGGAAGCATTTGAATTAGAATTGGCCTTTCCCGGTTTCAAAAAAGAAGATTTTAAGGTAGAGGTCGATAATGATGTTTTGACAATTTCAAGTGAAGTGAAGTCCGAAAATGAAGAAGTAAAAGACAATTACACTAGGAAGGAATTTTCTTTTTCTTCCTTTAAGAGAGCCTTCACTTTACCGGAAACAGTAGATGGCAATAAAATTGATGCTAGCTACGAAGATGGAATTTTAAAGTTGACACTTCCTAAAAAAGAAGAGGCACTGCCAAGACCCAAACGATTGATTTCTATCGGGTAA